The following coding sequences lie in one Streptomyces sp. NBC_00510 genomic window:
- a CDS encoding FG-GAP repeat protein: MRKNRSAAVTAASFLLITGAAIATAPASVAGTPGGTHASDRNRDFNGDGYEDVLTGAPGATVGGRSGAGAVTVQYGGPKGVTTSAKVFSQNTSGVPGAAETGDAFGQAVASGDLDGDGYDDAVVGIPGEDLGGVGADAGGIVVLWGSAKGLSGAASDWLQSVSAMKGDRFGSALAAGHFTTYVPGDLLAVIDKVGLSIFQYESVPQAAARKGGDAGTFTPFKDRRRTPLARQAEGPGIAPTSLTTGDYDDNGLADLVVSGLSVGDEPGYGWSYVLLSDDIDPLPVTALRGGPVVASGDVNGDGFDDLVTGEPHSPDDGGASMTGGMVGVYYGSPDGPVGQEGPGSPPVWWTQDNAGVPGVSERGDGFGSDLSVGDVNRDGYADVAIGASGEDIGRVADAGAVWVLRGSARGLTTAGVLDVSQNTAGVPGAAEKADKFGAQVSFTDPNRDGYFGLLVAAPGENTNDGVVWVFSAGSGGLKLPGSWTYGGGSLGAPSQNARFGAAIDD, encoded by the coding sequence ATGCGCAAGAACCGCTCGGCTGCGGTCACCGCGGCGTCATTTCTCCTCATCACGGGCGCGGCCATCGCCACCGCGCCCGCCTCCGTCGCCGGGACCCCCGGCGGCACCCACGCAAGTGACCGCAACCGGGACTTCAACGGCGACGGGTACGAGGACGTGCTGACCGGCGCGCCCGGCGCCACCGTGGGCGGGCGTTCCGGCGCCGGTGCCGTCACCGTGCAGTACGGCGGGCCCAAGGGGGTCACCACCAGCGCCAAGGTGTTCAGCCAGAACACCTCCGGCGTGCCCGGCGCCGCCGAGACCGGCGACGCCTTCGGCCAGGCCGTGGCCAGCGGGGACCTCGACGGGGACGGGTACGACGACGCCGTCGTCGGCATCCCCGGCGAGGACCTGGGCGGCGTCGGCGCCGACGCGGGCGGCATCGTGGTCCTGTGGGGCTCGGCGAAGGGGCTGTCCGGCGCCGCGAGCGACTGGCTGCAGTCCGTCAGCGCCATGAAGGGCGACCGGTTCGGCAGCGCCCTGGCCGCCGGGCACTTCACCACCTACGTCCCGGGTGACCTGCTCGCCGTGATCGACAAGGTGGGGCTGTCGATCTTCCAGTACGAGTCCGTGCCGCAGGCCGCCGCCCGCAAGGGCGGGGACGCGGGGACCTTCACGCCCTTCAAGGACCGGCGGCGCACGCCGCTCGCCCGGCAGGCGGAAGGGCCCGGCATCGCGCCCACCTCGCTGACGACCGGCGACTACGACGACAACGGCCTGGCCGACCTCGTGGTCTCCGGCCTCAGCGTGGGCGACGAGCCGGGCTACGGCTGGTCGTACGTCCTCCTCAGCGACGACATCGATCCGCTGCCCGTCACCGCCCTGCGCGGCGGCCCCGTCGTCGCTTCCGGCGACGTCAACGGCGACGGCTTCGACGACCTGGTCACCGGGGAGCCGCACAGCCCCGACGACGGCGGCGCGTCGATGACCGGCGGCATGGTCGGCGTCTACTACGGCAGCCCGGACGGGCCGGTCGGGCAGGAGGGTCCGGGGAGCCCGCCCGTGTGGTGGACCCAGGACAACGCCGGTGTGCCGGGTGTCTCGGAGCGCGGTGACGGCTTCGGCTCGGACCTCTCCGTCGGGGACGTCAACCGCGACGGGTACGCGGACGTCGCGATCGGCGCCTCCGGAGAGGACATCGGCCGCGTCGCCGATGCCGGAGCCGTGTGGGTGCTGCGCGGCTCGGCCAGGGGTCTGACCACCGCCGGTGTCCTGGACGTCAGCCAGAACACCGCGGGCGTCCCGGGCGCCGCCGAGAAGGCCGACAAGTTCGGCGCCCAGGTCTCCTTCACCGACCCCAACCGCGACGGCTACTTCGGTCTGCTCGTCGCGGCCCCGGGTGAGAACACCAACGACGGCGTGGTGTGGGTGTTCTCGGCCGGCTCCGGTGGCCTCAAGCTGCCGGGGAGCTGGACGTACGGCGGCGGCTCGCTCGGCGCCCCGTCCCAGAACGCCCGGTTCGGCGCGGCGATCGACGACTAA
- a CDS encoding EamA family transporter, with protein sequence MHVSQGRNAGLWLALVSAFAFGGSGVAAKPLIEAGLDPLHVVWLRVTGATLVMLPVVLRHRALLLRRPGLLLGFGLLGVAGVQTLYFAAISRIPVGVAILVEFLGPALLLGWVRFVQRKAVSKAAAIGVVLAVGGMAAVVEVWSGLAFDPLGLALAFGAACCQVSYFVLADHGSDGDDAPDPVAVIAYGLAIGAVVLTAVSRPWSMDWSVLTRQAALGETDVPAVLLVGWVVLVATVLAYLTGVVAVRRLSPQVAGVVACLEAVVGTVFAWVLLGEHLALPQIIGGTLVLAGAFVAQTAKKQGTTTVVASSAPADTEAAASATQPA encoded by the coding sequence ATGCATGTGTCTCAGGGGAGGAACGCCGGGCTCTGGCTCGCGCTGGTGTCCGCGTTCGCGTTCGGCGGTTCGGGGGTGGCGGCCAAGCCGCTGATCGAGGCGGGGCTCGACCCGCTGCACGTGGTGTGGTTGCGCGTCACCGGCGCCACACTCGTCATGCTCCCCGTGGTGCTGCGGCACCGGGCGCTCCTGCTGCGCCGCCCCGGTCTGCTGCTCGGCTTCGGCCTGCTCGGCGTCGCCGGCGTCCAGACGCTCTACTTCGCGGCGATCTCCCGCATCCCGGTCGGCGTCGCGATCCTCGTGGAGTTCCTCGGCCCCGCGCTGCTGCTCGGCTGGGTGCGCTTCGTCCAGCGCAAGGCGGTCAGCAAGGCCGCGGCGATCGGTGTCGTGCTCGCCGTCGGCGGCATGGCCGCCGTGGTCGAGGTGTGGTCCGGGCTCGCCTTCGACCCGCTGGGCCTGGCGCTCGCCTTCGGCGCCGCCTGCTGCCAGGTCAGCTACTTCGTCCTGGCCGACCACGGCAGCGACGGCGACGACGCGCCGGACCCGGTCGCCGTCATCGCCTACGGCCTGGCCATCGGCGCCGTCGTGCTCACCGCGGTCTCCCGTCCCTGGTCGATGGACTGGTCGGTGCTCACCCGGCAGGCGGCCCTCGGCGAGACCGACGTGCCCGCGGTCCTGCTCGTCGGCTGGGTCGTGCTGGTGGCCACCGTGCTCGCCTACCTGACCGGTGTGGTCGCCGTACGACGGCTGTCGCCGCAGGTGGCCGGCGTCGTGGCCTGCCTGGAGGCGGTGGTCGGCACCGTCTTCGCGTGGGTGCTGCTGGGCGAGCACCTCGCGCTGCCGCAGATCATCGGGGGAACGCTCGTACTGGCGGGGGCCTTCGTCGCCCAGACCGCCAAGAAGCAGGGCACGACCACGGTCGTCGCCTCCAGTGCCCCGGCCGACACGGAGGCCGCCGCTTCCGCGACGCAACCCGCGTAA